The Vallitalea okinawensis genome includes a window with the following:
- a CDS encoding alpha-N-arabinofuranosidase yields MKKLFINENNKQGQIKAEIYGQFAEHLGRCIYEGIYVGEDSEIPNINGMRKDVVDALKELQVPVLRWPGGCFADEYHWRDGIGPKETRKKMINTTWGGKVEDNSFGTHEFFELCEQLGCKTYVNANLGSGTVQEMNEWVEYMTSDAESPVVEERRKNGRQEPWKVDYLGIGNESWGCGGHMPPAHYAGEYRRYNTFVKNYSFDRPIKRIASGPNGDDYNWTEVVMDTILNDKGFAPEYDWYQEMLQTGLSGLALHYYTYPDGHVQKGLATEFDKAGWYRTMTKAAFIDELIEKHGTIMDRHDPNKKVGLMVDEWGTWFASEPGTNPFFLYQQNTMRDALVAGLSLNIFNKHCDRVHMTNIAQMVNVLQAMILTEGKKMVLTPTYHVFKMYKNHQDAALLESYVDGIEVIGAEDDFKVADIFESASIAEDGTITATINNISITESADMEILFAELKPEHVKATILTNKMDAHNTFDNPEVVKVEEFTDFTVTDRGVKFTLPACSVITFEVR; encoded by the coding sequence ATGAAAAAGTTGTTTATTAATGAGAATAACAAGCAAGGTCAGATTAAGGCTGAAATATATGGTCAATTTGCAGAGCATCTTGGTCGTTGTATCTATGAAGGTATTTATGTAGGGGAGGATTCTGAAATTCCTAATATAAACGGAATGCGTAAGGACGTAGTAGATGCTCTTAAAGAATTGCAAGTTCCTGTACTACGATGGCCAGGAGGATGTTTTGCAGATGAGTACCACTGGAGAGATGGTATTGGTCCTAAAGAAACACGCAAGAAAATGATTAATACCACTTGGGGGGGGAAGGTAGAAGATAATAGCTTTGGTACTCATGAATTTTTCGAGTTATGTGAGCAACTTGGGTGTAAAACCTATGTCAATGCTAACTTAGGTAGTGGTACTGTACAAGAAATGAACGAATGGGTAGAGTACATGACTTCCGATGCGGAGTCTCCAGTTGTTGAGGAGAGAAGAAAAAATGGACGGCAAGAACCTTGGAAAGTAGATTACTTAGGAATAGGTAATGAAAGCTGGGGGTGCGGTGGTCATATGCCTCCAGCTCACTATGCAGGTGAATATCGTCGCTATAATACATTTGTAAAAAACTATAGTTTTGATAGGCCAATTAAGAGAATTGCTTCTGGTCCAAATGGTGATGATTACAATTGGACTGAGGTTGTTATGGATACAATCTTAAATGATAAAGGATTTGCTCCAGAGTATGATTGGTATCAAGAAATGCTTCAAACAGGTTTAAGTGGTTTAGCATTACACTACTATACTTATCCAGATGGACATGTTCAGAAAGGTTTAGCTACAGAGTTTGATAAAGCTGGCTGGTATAGAACAATGACAAAAGCTGCATTCATAGATGAGTTGATTGAGAAGCATGGTACAATCATGGACAGACATGATCCAAATAAAAAAGTTGGCTTAATGGTAGATGAATGGGGAACATGGTTTGCTTCTGAACCAGGGACAAATCCTTTCTTCTTATACCAACAAAACACCATGCGTGATGCTTTAGTTGCAGGTTTATCTTTAAATATCTTCAATAAACATTGCGATCGTGTTCACATGACTAATATTGCACAAATGGTCAATGTACTGCAAGCGATGATTTTAACTGAAGGTAAAAAGATGGTATTAACCCCAACATACCATGTGTTCAAAATGTATAAGAATCATCAAGATGCTGCACTACTTGAAAGTTACGTTGATGGTATTGAAGTAATTGGTGCTGAAGATGACTTTAAGGTTGCTGATATCTTTGAATCAGCATCGATAGCTGAAGATGGAACAATTACTGCAACAATCAATAATATTTCGATAACAGAATCAGCGGATATGGAAATATTATTTGCTGAGCTAAAACCAGAGCATGTTAAAGCAACTATCTTAACTAATAAAATGGATGCTCATAATACTTTTGACAATCCAGAAGTTGTAAAAGTTGAAGAGTTTACTGATTTTACTGTAACAGATAGGGGAGTTAAATTTACACTGCCAGCATGTTCGGTAATCACATTTGAAGTAAGATAG
- a CDS encoding DUF6171 family protein, translated as MEYPNRICKRCLLKEVDAEYFESLSIYINSIDEDLKVGNVTYKERLDICQECDKLVDGMCSGCGCYVELRGIMKKNKCPYDKWL; from the coding sequence GTGGAATATCCAAACAGGATCTGTAAAAGATGCTTACTTAAAGAGGTCGATGCAGAGTACTTCGAAAGCTTAAGTATATATATAAATAGTATAGATGAAGATTTAAAGGTAGGTAATGTAACCTATAAGGAACGGTTGGATATCTGCCAAGAATGCGATAAGTTAGTAGACGGTATGTGTAGTGGATGCGGATGTTATGTAGAGTTACGAGGTATTATGAAAAAAAATAAATGCCCTTATGATAAATGGCTATAA